The uncultured Desulfatiglans sp. DNA window AAATCAGAAGGTCTGGCAGAAGCCCGCTCCCGGCATCCTCTACTCGGAGATCGCCGAACAGATCGCCGGTGCCAACGGCCTCACCCCTGTGGTGAAGCCAACGAAGGGTAAGCACCTCCGTGTGGTTCAAAGCAACACCTCGGACGCGCAGTTCCTCAAGGAGCTGGCGGGAAAGGCCCGCGACCGGGATGGAGACGGCGTAACGGGGTACGTCTTTTTCATCCAGGACGACGAGCTGCATTTTCATCCCCGCGAACTGGACAAGGGCCCCGCCGTGGTTCTCGAGTATTTCACCGACCGCAAAGGAGTTCTGTGCTCGTTTCGACCGTCGACTCAATCCCAGGGAGCCAAGGGTGCCGGCGTGGAGACGAAAGCGGTGGGCGTCGATCCGCGCAAAAAAGAGCCGCTCGAACACAAGGCTGAAAACGAAACCACGACGGAACGTACCTCTCTCGGCAAACGGACCTACCTGGTGGACGGCAACACCGGGGAATCGGCCTACAAGGAGCAGGAATCCGGACAGATCGTCCCGAGCTTCGAGCGGTCCGAGGCATTTCATGAGGAACCGCGACAGGAGCCCGCGCAAGACCTGGCGGAGGGCAAGTTCAAAGAGGCCGAACTGCGCCAGGTGGAAGCCGTGTCGCAGACCATCGGCATCCCATCGATGCGTGCCAAAGAGAACGTCGAGGTCAAGGGCGTGGGACAAAAATTCTCCGGCGTCTACTACTGCCATTCGGTCCGCCACGTGATCGGCGCAGGCGGCTACCACTGCGAACTGAAACTCAAGAAGAACGCCTTGGGAAAAGGTGCCGGCGACAAATCCGACGATGCCAAGGGCAAGCAGAACGACCGGGAAGCGCCGCCAACGCCCGAGGAACAGCCGCCGCCCATGGTGACGGTCGACGCCGACAGCGGGCAACGCCTTTGAGGAGGAATAGGAAATGGGAGATCTGAGCCGGAACTTTTCCACACATGAATTCAACTGCCGCTGTTGCGGCCGGGCCGAGATCAATCCGCACCTGGTGGACGCGCTGCAGGAGCTCCGCGACCTGGCCGCCGCCGCGGTAAGGATCACCAGCGGCTATCGATGCCCCGAACACAACCGTGCCGTGGGAGGCGCGAAGCGAAGCCAGCACCTGCTCGGCAACGCGGCGGACATCGTCATCGACGGCCTCACTGTGGCGGAGACCTATGAGCTTGCCGAACAGGTCCCGGCTTTCCGTAACGGCGGGATCGGGGTCTATCCGGAGCAGGGATTCGTCCACGTGGACGTGCGTGACGGCCGCGCCCGCTGGGGACGGCTCGACGGCAGGTACGTGGCGTTGGAGAAAGCACTGAAACCGACTGGAGGAGAAAAACATGCAACAGCTTGAACAGATTTTGACATTCGTGCTCGATCACAAGGAGCTCTTGGCGACCCTGATCGTGACCTTGCTCACCATCATCAAACTCACGGCGTGGGGACGCGCCAAGTCCGCCGCTCTCGATGCCGTGATCGGCGTCATCGAGCGACTCGGAGCGAAGGAAATCAAGACCGGTGTCGCCGGACAGGAACCCAAGCTCGGCGCAGCCGCCCAGGACGCCCTGCGTCAGGCCGTGGCCAAGGTCGATCCCAAGAAAGAGGCCGCCGGGCCCGTGACCACCGTCGTCCGTGAGGTGCTGCGTGGCGTCCTGCCACGGAAATAGCTCGGAGGCGGCCACGTGATCGAGACTCAGGACAGACAGCACGAGGAACGCTACAAGAATCGCTGGTACGGCAAGTACCGGGCCTTTATCCGCGACAACAACGATCCGGAAAGGCTCGGCCGCTGCCGTCTGGAAATACCGGCGGTGCTCGGTAAAGGCAGGGACAACTGGTCCGATTGGGCGTGGCCCTGCTTCCCATACGGCGGCAACGAGGACATCGGTGTCTTTCTTGTCCCCGAGGAGGGCGCGTCGGTGTGGGCCGAGTTCGAAGGCGGCAATATCCAGTACCCGATCTGGTCCGGGGTGTGGCTCGCCAAGAGCAATCCCGGCGAGCAACCCGAAGAAGGCAAGCGACTGTGTTCGGACCCGACCTGTCACGACTGCGAGGACAAGGTCGAGCACAAGCCCGATCGGCGGGACGACCTGGAGCACAAAAAACACCACAGCCACCCGCCGTACTACTGCCCGCGCCGGAAGGTGCTGCTGAAGACCGAAACCGGTCACACCATCGTGGTCGATGATCGTGACGAGGAGGAATTCCTCAAAGTCATCGACCGGGCGGGACAGATTCTCCATATGGACTGCCGCGTGAAGCGGGATGTGCAGACCGGCAACGCCCGTCGGCGTGGAACCAAGGACGCCGAGCAAGGGGACCAGCTCGATATCGACTCCGTTATCAAGGAGCAACGCGCCAGGATCGAGATCACCGACTTGTGCCGGCAGTTTATGAGGTGGGAGGCCTGGAAGGACAAGGAGAAAATCCACATCCAATCCTGCGACAAGACCCGCGCCCGCTGGCAGAAGATTCTGATCGACACCACCAAGGGACGGGAA harbors:
- a CDS encoding conserved hypothetical protein (Evidence 4 : Unknown function but conserved in other organisms), which produces MDLDTFKPTFLIQIEGQQLSADITQEITSFVFEDNEEELDVLELSVTDRNLQFVDDPLFQEGNEIVARFGYVGNLSPRKKAVIKDIDYDFPENGDPTIRIKAYDKGFKLAGKENQKVWQKPAPGILYSEIAEQIAGANGLTPVVKPTKGKHLRVVQSNTSDAQFLKELAGKARDRDGDGVTGYVFFIQDDELHFHPRELDKGPAVVLEYFTDRKGVLCSFRPSTQSQGAKGAGVETKAVGVDPRKKEPLEHKAENETTTERTSLGKRTYLVDGNTGESAYKEQESGQIVPSFERSEAFHEEPRQEPAQDLAEGKFKEAELRQVEAVSQTIGIPSMRAKENVEVKGVGQKFSGVYYCHSVRHVIGAGGYHCELKLKKNALGKGAGDKSDDAKGKQNDREAPPTPEEQPPPMVTVDADSGQRL
- a CDS encoding Peptidase M15A, which encodes MGDLSRNFSTHEFNCRCCGRAEINPHLVDALQELRDLAAAAVRITSGYRCPEHNRAVGGAKRSQHLLGNAADIVIDGLTVAETYELAEQVPAFRNGGIGVYPEQGFVHVDVRDGRARWGRLDGRYVALEKALKPTGGEKHATA
- a CDS encoding hypothetical protein (Evidence 5 : Unknown function), with product MQQLEQILTFVLDHKELLATLIVTLLTIIKLTAWGRAKSAALDAVIGVIERLGAKEIKTGVAGQEPKLGAAAQDALRQAVAKVDPKKEAAGPVTTVVREVLRGVLPRK
- a CDS encoding conserved hypothetical protein (Evidence 4 : Unknown function but conserved in other organisms), translating into MIETQDRQHEERYKNRWYGKYRAFIRDNNDPERLGRCRLEIPAVLGKGRDNWSDWAWPCFPYGGNEDIGVFLVPEEGASVWAEFEGGNIQYPIWSGVWLAKSNPGEQPEEGKRLCSDPTCHDCEDKVEHKPDRRDDLEHKKHHSHPPYYCPRRKVLLKTETGHTIVVDDRDEEEFLKVIDRAGQILHMDCRVKRDVQTGNARRRGTKDAEQGDQLDIDSVIKEQRARIEITDLCRQFMRWEAWKDKEKIHIQSCDKTRARWQKILIDTTKGREKVHVWGLCGTQEILIDSTAGAEMIRLTDKAGQVIVMNAAAGQERIQATDKSGSVILMDGVMGNIIVRSSNKVLINT